One window of Nocardia sp. NBC_00508 genomic DNA carries:
- a CDS encoding acyl-CoA dehydrogenase family protein, which yields MDFTPTEAQLDLARLTGEVCGKLVTADRLRELDTADERFDQPLWSSLAETGVLAAALPESVGGSDLGPLEQTAILRELGKHVAAVPYLWSIALGAGALARFGDAAQQDLATQAGAGRVNLTVALAEERNWEPATPTTTAIETDEGWRLTGAKTTVPYANRAERILVPATVSGTTAVFLVDPAAAAVTAQQVVDRSPEFAVELTDTPGELIGTVEGGAEILDWILTRAWLGLSAMQLGTLERALDLVAEYAREREQFGKAVGSFQAVAQRLADGYIDVQGLRLAVTQAAWLLSEDLPAAEAVHTAKFWAADAGHRVAHTVVHIHGGVGIDRDHIAHNYFTAAKHNEFALGTGTDHLRALGAMLAGTPA from the coding sequence ATGGATTTCACCCCTACCGAAGCCCAACTCGATCTCGCCCGGCTCACCGGCGAGGTGTGCGGCAAACTGGTCACCGCTGACCGATTGCGCGAACTCGACACCGCGGACGAGCGATTCGACCAGCCGCTGTGGAGTTCACTGGCCGAGACCGGCGTGCTCGCGGCGGCGCTGCCCGAGTCGGTCGGCGGCAGCGACCTCGGCCCACTCGAGCAGACCGCCATCCTGCGCGAGCTGGGCAAGCACGTCGCGGCCGTGCCGTATCTGTGGTCCATCGCCCTCGGCGCGGGCGCGCTGGCCCGCTTCGGCGATGCGGCGCAACAGGATCTGGCCACCCAGGCCGGAGCGGGTCGGGTCAACCTCACCGTGGCGCTGGCGGAGGAGCGCAACTGGGAACCCGCCACGCCGACCACCACCGCGATCGAGACCGACGAAGGCTGGCGGCTCACCGGCGCCAAAACGACCGTGCCCTACGCGAACCGCGCCGAGCGAATCCTCGTTCCCGCCACGGTATCCGGCACCACCGCGGTCTTCCTGGTCGACCCGGCGGCGGCTGCGGTGACGGCGCAGCAGGTCGTCGACCGCAGCCCGGAGTTCGCGGTCGAACTCACCGATACGCCCGGCGAATTGATCGGCACCGTCGAGGGCGGTGCGGAGATCCTCGACTGGATCCTCACCCGCGCCTGGCTGGGGCTGAGCGCCATGCAGCTGGGCACCCTGGAACGAGCGCTCGACCTGGTCGCCGAATACGCGAGGGAGCGAGAACAGTTCGGCAAAGCGGTCGGCAGTTTCCAAGCCGTAGCCCAGCGTCTCGCCGACGGATACATCGACGTCCAAGGCCTGCGCCTGGCGGTCACGCAGGCCGCATGGCTGCTGTCGGAGGACCTGCCCGCGGCCGAGGCCGTGCACACCGCCAAGTTCTGGGCCGCCGACGCGGGCCACCGCGTCGCGCACACCGTCGTCCACATACACGGCGGCGTCGGCATCGACCGCGACCACATCGCGCACAACTACTTCACCGCCGCCAAACACAACGAGTTCGCCCTCGGCACGGGCACCGACCACCTGCGCGCCCTCGGCGCCATGCTGGCCGGTACCCCCGCCTGA
- a CDS encoding acyl-CoA dehydrogenase family protein encodes MRIAYTPQQEQLRAELRDYFARLITPERKEALSAQTGEYGQGNVYREVVQQMGHDGWLALGWPKEYGGQDRPTMDQLIFTDEAAIAGAPVPFLTINSVAPTIMHYGSEEQKKFFLPKIAAGELHFSIGYSEPGAGTDLASLRTTAVRDGDDYVINGQKMWTSLIAYADYVWLAVRTDPTAKKHKGISMLIVPTTAEGFSWTSVHTMAGPDTSATYYQDVRVPASALVGQENGGWALITNQLNHERVALTSAGPLGLALRQTVEWASNTKASDGSRVIDREWVQLNLARVHAKVEYLKLLNWEIASRADAGGDAAPRPWDASTCKVYGTELATEAYRLLMEVLGPQAYLRQDSPGAELRGRLERMHRAALILTFGGGTNEVQRDIIAMTALKQPAAAR; translated from the coding sequence ATGCGCATTGCGTACACGCCGCAACAGGAGCAGCTGCGCGCGGAGCTGCGCGACTACTTCGCGCGGCTCATCACCCCCGAGCGCAAGGAGGCGCTCAGCGCGCAGACCGGTGAGTACGGGCAGGGCAACGTCTACCGCGAAGTCGTCCAGCAGATGGGCCACGACGGCTGGCTGGCACTGGGCTGGCCCAAGGAGTACGGCGGCCAGGACCGCCCGACCATGGACCAGCTGATCTTCACCGACGAGGCCGCGATCGCGGGCGCGCCGGTGCCCTTCCTGACCATCAACTCGGTCGCGCCGACGATCATGCACTACGGCAGCGAGGAGCAGAAGAAGTTCTTCCTGCCCAAGATCGCGGCGGGCGAACTCCACTTCTCCATCGGCTACTCCGAGCCGGGCGCGGGCACCGACCTGGCCAGCCTGCGCACCACCGCGGTGCGCGACGGCGACGACTACGTGATCAACGGCCAGAAGATGTGGACCAGCCTGATCGCCTACGCCGACTACGTCTGGCTCGCCGTGCGCACCGACCCGACAGCCAAGAAGCACAAGGGCATCAGCATGCTCATCGTGCCGACCACCGCCGAGGGCTTCTCCTGGACCTCGGTGCACACGATGGCGGGACCGGACACCAGCGCGACGTACTACCAAGACGTCCGGGTGCCCGCGAGCGCGCTGGTCGGTCAGGAGAACGGCGGCTGGGCACTGATCACCAACCAGCTCAACCACGAGCGCGTGGCGCTGACTTCCGCCGGGCCATTGGGGCTGGCGCTGCGCCAGACCGTCGAGTGGGCGAGCAACACCAAGGCCAGTGACGGCTCCCGGGTGATCGACCGGGAGTGGGTGCAGCTCAACCTGGCCAGGGTGCACGCCAAGGTCGAATACCTCAAGCTGCTGAACTGGGAGATCGCCAGCCGGGCCGACGCGGGCGGTGACGCGGCTCCGCGGCCGTGGGACGCCTCGACCTGCAAGGTGTACGGCACCGAGCTCGCCACCGAGGCCTACCGGCTGCTCATGGAGGTGCTCGGTCCGCAGGCGTACCTGCGCCAGGACTCCCCCGGCGCCGAACTGCGCGGACGACTGGAGCGAATGCATCGCGCCGCCCTCATCCTGACCTTCGGCGGCGGCACCAACGAGGTGCAGCGCGACATCATCGCGATGACCGCCCTCAAGCAGCCTGCCGCGGCGCGCTGA
- a CDS encoding ferredoxin, with translation MKISVDLDQCEANGICVGIAPDVFELDDEDVLHIANAEVPADRLADVEDAVAQCPKAALRLQ, from the coding sequence ATGAAGATCAGTGTCGATCTCGACCAATGCGAAGCGAATGGAATCTGCGTCGGAATCGCCCCCGACGTGTTCGAACTCGATGACGAGGACGTGCTGCACATCGCGAACGCCGAGGTACCCGCCGATCGGCTCGCCGACGTCGAGGACGCAGTCGCGCAGTGCCCCAAGGCCGCGTTGCGGCTGCAGTGA
- a CDS encoding 3-oxoacyl-ACP reductase: protein MSNDLSLAGRVAIVTGGGAGLGRAEALALAGAGASVVVNDIADSDAVADTLAEIRALGAKAEFVAGSIAERATADALIRTAEESFGSVDIVVNNAGITRDRMLFNMSDEDFDAVVAVHLRGHFLLSRNAAAYWRGKSKQTGAPVYGRLVNTSSEAGLLGPEGQANYGAAKAGITALTLSAARALSRYGVRANAIAPRARTAMTEAVFSPAPEGGVDPLSPDHVARLVAYLASPAADAVNGQLFVVYGGMVALMAAPVVERRFDAADGQWSGRDLADMLGGYFADRPAERTFSASALIDLG from the coding sequence GTGAGCAATGATCTGAGCCTTGCGGGCCGAGTGGCGATCGTGACCGGCGGCGGCGCCGGACTTGGGCGGGCCGAAGCGCTCGCGCTGGCCGGGGCCGGCGCCTCCGTGGTGGTCAACGACATCGCGGACTCGGACGCGGTCGCCGACACGCTCGCCGAAATCCGCGCCTTGGGTGCCAAGGCCGAGTTCGTCGCGGGCAGCATCGCGGAGCGGGCCACCGCCGACGCGCTGATCCGCACCGCCGAGGAATCCTTCGGGTCGGTCGACATCGTCGTCAACAACGCGGGTATCACCCGCGACCGCATGCTGTTCAACATGTCCGACGAGGACTTCGACGCGGTCGTCGCGGTGCATCTGCGCGGCCATTTCCTGTTGTCGCGCAACGCCGCCGCATACTGGCGAGGAAAGTCCAAGCAGACGGGCGCCCCGGTGTACGGCAGGTTGGTCAACACCTCCTCGGAGGCGGGCTTGCTCGGCCCGGAGGGGCAGGCCAACTACGGTGCCGCGAAGGCGGGCATCACCGCGTTGACCCTTTCGGCCGCGCGAGCGCTGTCGCGCTACGGCGTGCGCGCCAACGCGATCGCGCCGCGTGCTCGAACCGCGATGACCGAGGCGGTGTTCAGCCCCGCCCCGGAGGGGGGTGTCGATCCGCTGTCGCCGGATCACGTGGCGCGGCTGGTGGCCTACCTCGCCTCGCCCGCGGCCGATGCGGTCAACGGGCAGTTGTTCGTCGTCTACGGGGGGATGGTGGCGCTCATGGCGGCTCCGGTAGTCGAACGCCGGTTCGACGCCGCCGATGGGCAATGGTCGGGGCGGGATCTGGCAGACATGCTGGGCGGCTACTTCGCCGATCGCCCGGCGGAGCGGACCTTCTCGGCCTCCGCCCTGATCGATCTGGGCTGA
- a CDS encoding MlaE family ABC transporter permease, with translation MNEVLAVPLRAVGGFFELIADVARSSVRRPFQWREFIDQSWFIARVSIVPTLLVAIPFTVLVSFTLNILLREIGAADLSGAGAAFGSVTQVGPIVTVLIVAGAGATAICADLGARTIREEIDAMRVLGINPVHRLVVPRVLASMFVALMLNSLVCTIGIVGGFLFSVYLQDVNPGAFVNGITLLTHLPELIISEVKAGLFGLIAGLVACYLGLNVKGGPKSVGDAVNQTVVFAFMALFVVNVVVTAVGIKFTAR, from the coding sequence ATGAACGAGGTCCTTGCCGTGCCGTTGCGGGCCGTTGGTGGATTCTTCGAACTCATCGCCGACGTCGCACGTTCCAGCGTGCGCCGACCCTTTCAATGGCGTGAGTTCATCGACCAATCCTGGTTCATCGCGCGAGTATCGATCGTCCCGACATTGTTGGTGGCGATTCCGTTCACCGTTCTGGTGAGCTTCACGCTGAACATTCTGTTGCGCGAGATCGGTGCAGCCGATCTCAGCGGCGCGGGCGCGGCATTCGGCTCCGTTACTCAGGTGGGGCCGATCGTCACCGTGCTCATCGTCGCAGGAGCAGGCGCCACCGCGATCTGCGCCGATCTCGGCGCGCGCACCATCCGTGAGGAAATCGACGCCATGCGGGTGCTCGGCATCAACCCGGTGCACCGCTTGGTGGTGCCGCGCGTGCTCGCGTCGATGTTCGTGGCGCTGATGCTCAACAGCCTGGTGTGCACGATCGGCATCGTCGGCGGGTTTCTGTTCTCGGTGTATCTGCAGGATGTGAATCCCGGTGCATTCGTCAATGGCATCACGCTGCTCACCCATCTGCCCGAGCTGATCATTTCCGAGGTGAAAGCCGGGTTGTTCGGGCTGATCGCCGGGCTGGTCGCCTGCTATCTGGGCCTGAATGTCAAAGGTGGACCCAAGAGTGTCGGTGATGCGGTGAATCAGACCGTAGTCTTCGCCTTCATGGCCCTGTTCGTCGTGAACGTGGTGGTCACTGCCGTCGGCATCAAGTTCACGGCGCGGTGA
- a CDS encoding MlaE family ABC transporter permease: MAFVIQSRFPRTIRRVRRMSDSLDSVGKHAVFYGRALGSIPRALVHYRTETVRLIAEISMGTGALAVIGGTVVIVGFLTLFAGGTIAVQGYSSLGNIGVEALTGFFAAFINVRIAAPVISGIGLAATIGAGSTAQLGAMRVAEEIDALESMAIRPVPYLVGTRVLAGMIAIVPLYALAVIASFLASRFATVVIYGQSAGVYDHYFSTFLIPSDILWSFAQAIFMALAVMLIHTYYGYNAAGGPVGVGVAVGNAVRASLVAVVTVTLLISLAIYGTSGNFHLSG, translated from the coding sequence ATGGCCTTCGTAATCCAATCCCGCTTCCCCCGGACCATTCGGCGTGTGCGCCGGATGTCGGACTCGCTCGATTCGGTGGGCAAGCACGCCGTGTTCTACGGCCGAGCGCTGGGCTCCATTCCGCGGGCGCTGGTGCACTACCGCACCGAGACGGTCCGCCTTATTGCCGAAATCAGCATGGGCACAGGCGCTTTGGCGGTCATCGGCGGCACGGTGGTGATCGTCGGATTCCTCACGCTGTTCGCGGGCGGCACCATCGCGGTGCAGGGCTACAGCTCACTGGGCAACATCGGCGTCGAGGCGCTCACCGGTTTCTTCGCGGCGTTCATCAATGTCCGCATCGCGGCGCCGGTAATCTCCGGCATCGGTCTGGCCGCCACCATCGGGGCAGGCTCCACCGCGCAGCTGGGCGCGATGCGGGTGGCCGAGGAGATCGACGCGCTGGAGTCGATGGCGATCCGGCCGGTGCCGTACCTGGTCGGCACTCGTGTGTTGGCCGGGATGATCGCGATCGTCCCGCTCTACGCGCTCGCGGTGATCGCCTCGTTCCTGGCGAGCCGGTTCGCCACGGTGGTGATCTACGGGCAGTCAGCGGGCGTCTACGACCATTACTTCTCGACCTTTCTCATCCCCAGCGACATTCTCTGGTCATTCGCCCAGGCGATCTTCATGGCCTTGGCGGTCATGTTGATCCACACCTACTACGGCTACAACGCCGCGGGCGGGCCGGTCGGCGTCGGTGTCGCGGTAGGCAACGCGGTGCGGGCCTCGCTGGTCGCGGTGGTCACGGTGACCCTGCTGATCTCGCTGGCCATCTACGGCACCTCCGGCAACTTCCATCTCTCCGGATAA